Proteins co-encoded in one Medicago truncatula cultivar Jemalong A17 chromosome 8, MtrunA17r5.0-ANR, whole genome shotgun sequence genomic window:
- the LOC11433714 gene encoding uncharacterized protein isoform X1 encodes MPPKKGKARMKKRKNLGESTTKVNNQSESRDCPVSTRRRLNLDSTMISDLRCTLRSSGRRCSLRSSKMPVETGTTSLSRCSRPHISRGHSAAPDDIQQLDIPAQTIKTAYQVPEESSHQIADPPTLEPELGHKEAENVEYSTVGGREMMDEEDKAENSPSNHSSLMVRKNTFEEERIPMVEDVTNENHMKCISRTGCSSPSFSLKLTQLVSMAGAEDDEVDSEMQSQPEDMVNIYQVKPEFMSILRKIIGKHGDITKNCVTKSVKFRSAFLDTICEIISDLDKKDIANIKGNDLKIKIGDVNDIKNLKVEVEWLHTRLTEILEARQILKKSGTLKEKKDSIRKFIEIAEGELKECEVEKKKVSEKLKELSEKLKAICDKEADWKERLTRMQDESTKTSQRVKDVKSKVRRFVDCSLIDGLL; translated from the exons ATGCCACCAAAGAAAGGGAAAGCaaggatgaagaaaaggaagaactTGGGTGAGTCAACAACCAAAGTTAACAACCAG TCAGAGTCTAGGGATTGCCCTGTCTCTACTAGAAGGCGATTAAATTTGGATTCCACAATGATTTCTGATCTCCGTTGCACTTTGAGATCTTCTGGTCGCCGATGCTCTTTGAGATCCTCTAAAATGCCTGTTGAAACCGGAACAACATCTTTGTCAAGATGTTCACGCCCTCATATATCAAGAGGACATTCTGCTGCCCCTGATGACATTCAACAGCTTGATATTCCAGCTCAAACTATCAAAACT GCATATCAAGTTCCAGAAGAAAGTTCTCATCAAATAGCTGATCCTCCCACATTGGAACCAGAGCTGGGACATAAAGAGGCTGAAAATGTTGAATACTCGACAGTAGGTGGACGAGAAATGATGGATGAAGAAGATAAGGCTGAAAATTCACCGTCCAACCATTCAAGCCTAATGGTTAGAAAAAATACATTTGAAGAAGAAAGGATCCCTATGGTTGAGGATGTAACAAATGAGAATCATATGAAGTGTATTTCAAGGACTGGATGTTCATCCCCATCCTTTAGCCTCAAACTAACTCAACTGGTTTCCATGGCGGGAGCGGAAGATGATGAGGTTGATTCTGAAATGCAAAGCCAGCCTGAGGACATGGTTAATATATATCAAGTGAAGCCAGAATTTATGTcgatattaagaaaaattatcgGCAAACATGGAGATATTACCAAGAATTGTGTGACAAAGTCGGTGAAATTTCGTTCAGCTTTCTTGGATACGATCTGTGAAATAATATCAGATTTGGACAAAAAGGATATTGCTAACATCAAAGGAAATGACCTGAAAATTAAGATCGGTGACGTTAATGACATAAAAAATCTGAAAGTGGAAGTTGAGTGGCTTCACACCAGGCTAACTGAGATACTTGAGGCAAGGCAGATTCTTAAGAAGAGTGGCacattgaaggaaaaaaaagacaGCATTAGGAAGTTCATTGAAATAGCTGAGGGTGAATTGAAAGAGTGTGAAGTAGAGAAGAAGAAAGTGTCTGAGAAGTTGAAGGAATTGTCAGAGAAGTTGAAAGCAATATGTGATAAAGAGGCTGATTGGAAAGAGAGATTGACTAGAATGCAGGATGAGTCTACCAAAACATCTCAAAGAGTAAAAGATGTCAAATCTAAAGTCAGACGATTTGTTGATTGCTCACTAATTGATGGTTTGCTTTAG
- the LOC11433714 gene encoding uncharacterized protein isoform X2: MKKRKNLGESTTKVNNQSESRDCPVSTRRRLNLDSTMISDLRCTLRSSGRRCSLRSSKMPVETGTTSLSRCSRPHISRGHSAAPDDIQQLDIPAQTIKTAYQVPEESSHQIADPPTLEPELGHKEAENVEYSTVGGREMMDEEDKAENSPSNHSSLMVRKNTFEEERIPMVEDVTNENHMKCISRTGCSSPSFSLKLTQLVSMAGAEDDEVDSEMQSQPEDMVNIYQVKPEFMSILRKIIGKHGDITKNCVTKSVKFRSAFLDTICEIISDLDKKDIANIKGNDLKIKIGDVNDIKNLKVEVEWLHTRLTEILEARQILKKSGTLKEKKDSIRKFIEIAEGELKECEVEKKKVSEKLKELSEKLKAICDKEADWKERLTRMQDESTKTSQRVKDVKSKVRRFVDCSLIDGLL; this comes from the exons atgaagaaaaggaagaactTGGGTGAGTCAACAACCAAAGTTAACAACCAG TCAGAGTCTAGGGATTGCCCTGTCTCTACTAGAAGGCGATTAAATTTGGATTCCACAATGATTTCTGATCTCCGTTGCACTTTGAGATCTTCTGGTCGCCGATGCTCTTTGAGATCCTCTAAAATGCCTGTTGAAACCGGAACAACATCTTTGTCAAGATGTTCACGCCCTCATATATCAAGAGGACATTCTGCTGCCCCTGATGACATTCAACAGCTTGATATTCCAGCTCAAACTATCAAAACT GCATATCAAGTTCCAGAAGAAAGTTCTCATCAAATAGCTGATCCTCCCACATTGGAACCAGAGCTGGGACATAAAGAGGCTGAAAATGTTGAATACTCGACAGTAGGTGGACGAGAAATGATGGATGAAGAAGATAAGGCTGAAAATTCACCGTCCAACCATTCAAGCCTAATGGTTAGAAAAAATACATTTGAAGAAGAAAGGATCCCTATGGTTGAGGATGTAACAAATGAGAATCATATGAAGTGTATTTCAAGGACTGGATGTTCATCCCCATCCTTTAGCCTCAAACTAACTCAACTGGTTTCCATGGCGGGAGCGGAAGATGATGAGGTTGATTCTGAAATGCAAAGCCAGCCTGAGGACATGGTTAATATATATCAAGTGAAGCCAGAATTTATGTcgatattaagaaaaattatcgGCAAACATGGAGATATTACCAAGAATTGTGTGACAAAGTCGGTGAAATTTCGTTCAGCTTTCTTGGATACGATCTGTGAAATAATATCAGATTTGGACAAAAAGGATATTGCTAACATCAAAGGAAATGACCTGAAAATTAAGATCGGTGACGTTAATGACATAAAAAATCTGAAAGTGGAAGTTGAGTGGCTTCACACCAGGCTAACTGAGATACTTGAGGCAAGGCAGATTCTTAAGAAGAGTGGCacattgaaggaaaaaaaagacaGCATTAGGAAGTTCATTGAAATAGCTGAGGGTGAATTGAAAGAGTGTGAAGTAGAGAAGAAGAAAGTGTCTGAGAAGTTGAAGGAATTGTCAGAGAAGTTGAAAGCAATATGTGATAAAGAGGCTGATTGGAAAGAGAGATTGACTAGAATGCAGGATGAGTCTACCAAAACATCTCAAAGAGTAAAAGATGTCAAATCTAAAGTCAGACGATTTGTTGATTGCTCACTAATTGATGGTTTGCTTTAG